In one window of Motacilla alba alba isolate MOTALB_02 unplaced genomic scaffold, Motacilla_alba_V1.0_pri HiC_scaffold_28, whole genome shotgun sequence DNA:
- the LOC119696334 gene encoding olfactory receptor 14I1-like encodes MAQVWLKASSADLSLSFLHEQVQPQQMSNSSSISHFLLLALADTRQLQLLHFCLLLGISLAALLGNGLIISAVACGQHLHTPMFFFLLNLALTDLGSICTTVPKAMHNSLWDTSTISYTGCAAQVFFFIFFVSAELSLLTIMSYDRYVSICKPLRYGTLLGSRACAHMAAAAWASAFLYSLLHTTNTFCLPLCHGNALGQFYCEVPQILKLSCSNSYLRELGLIAISASFALGCFMFIVFSYVQIFRAVLRISSEQGRHKAFSTCLPHLAVVSLFVGTIIFSYLKPPSISSPSLDLAVSVLYSVVPPALNPLIYSLRNQELKAAVWRLMTGCFQEH; translated from the coding sequence ATGGCCCAGGTTTGGCTCAAAGCATCCTCTGCTGACTTGTCACTGTCCTTTCTCCATGAAcaggtgcagccccagcaaatgtccaacagcagctccatcagccacttcctcctgctggcattggcagacacgcggcagctgcagctgctgcacttctgcctcttgctgggcatctccctggctgccctcctgggcaacggcctcatcatcagcgccgtagcctgcggccagcacctgcacacgcccatgttcttcttcctgctcaacctggccctcactgacctgggctccatctgcaccactgtccccaaagccatgcacaattccctctgggacaccagcaccatctcctacacaggatgtgctgcacaggtcttttttttcatcttttttgtttcagcagaGCTTTCCCTCCTGACCATCATGTCCtacgaccgctacgtgtccatctgcaaacccctgcgCTACGggaccctgctgggcagcagagcttgtgcccacatggcagcagctgcctgggccagtgccttTCTCTATTCACTGCTTCACACGACCAATACATTttgcctgcccctgtgccatggcaatgccctgggACAGTTCTACTGTGAGGTGCCCCAaatcctcaagctctcctgctcaaATTCCTACCTCAGGGAACTCGGGCTCATTGCTATTAGTGCCAGTTTTGCACTTGGTTGTTTTatgttcattgttttctcctatgtgcagatcttcagggccgTGCTGAGGAtctcctctgagcagggacggcacaaagccttttccacctgcctccctcacctggccgtGGTCTCCCTTTTTGTTGGCACTATCATATTTTCCTACCTGAAGCccccctccatctcctccccatccctggatctggcagtgtcagttctgtactcggtggtgcctccagccctgaaccccctcatctacagcctgaggaaccaggagctcaaggctgcagtgtggagactgatgactggatgctttcaggaACATTAA